From Erigeron canadensis isolate Cc75 chromosome 5, C_canadensis_v1, whole genome shotgun sequence:
GACCGGACCGAAGCCGGAGCCTGTTTTGGCTTGGACCGAATCTTCTATTGGATCCGGAGCATACATTTGAGCCGGGGTACTCGCTGGAGACGATCCGAGGTCTTTCATTTGGTTTCCTATTTCCAGTCTCCAGATCCAGAACCTAAATATTGCTGAATTTGGAGCATAAGTCACTGTTTTCTCAGGTTTGTCTCATCATTTTACCTTATCCTAATGGCAAAAAGTGACTTGAAAAAGCAAACTTGTAGCTTAAGTTTTGATGAATTAGGATCCTTTTTATCAGCACATAGGTTTCCACCCAGGTTGGGATATATGCTTCCGCAACCATACCATATAGCTACTAGGGCTCCTCTAGGAAAAGTTACTCTTTATTGTACTCCTTTCGAGAAGGGTAACATGCGTCTTCCTTTCACTGACTTTTATTGTAGAGTGCTTAACCATTTCCGAGTCCATGTTTCTCAAGTGAATCCTTATGGTAATATTAGGGTGACTATGTTTGAGCTTTCTTGTCGGAGTCGTGGGAGGGAGCCTAGTCTTACTTTGTTTAGGAGGTTCTTTAGGTTAGCTAAAGTTGGGAGCTGGTACACTTTTGAGAAGCGTCCTGAAGATGAGGTGGGTGAGTGTGTAACTGGGGTACCGTCTTCCATTAAAGGTTGGAAAACTCGGTTCTTTTATGTTGATGAGTCTGTCATACCTTCTAACTATCCTTTCGCTCGGACCAAACAAAAAAAGTCTAGAGGGAATATGTCTTTTGAGCTTCCGTCTAGTGGATCCGACATGTCTTTAGTTGTCGAGATGACTGAGTATCCATTGGAGTATCGTGTGCTTCCGGAGCCTATCCTTTATCTTACCGGCTTATCCAAGTTATGGTCCCATCATCCTGCTATTCCTAAGATAGCCGTTGGAGGGCGGGGTATGGTTCCGGACTACTTTTCATTAgatctttatttatttcaatattGTTTTCGTTATCCttcattattttgtttttattacttATTCGCATATACATGCCTTTACtaactttaactttatttttgtagCGATGGGGCTTAGAGGATATCTTAGAGATGGTCACAAGAATGGTTCCTTTACTCCTAATCCTCCCGATACCGCAGCTGTTCCTTTAAAAGATTTTACTAATGAGATAGCTATTGCTCCCGAGGGAGCTGACTTTGTGGAAGGCGACTCGGATCCTCCTTCTGATAATGAAGTTGCAGCCTCTCATCCTACTTCCGGTGTTGACAATTATGTCCCTTTTGGTACGACGGTCGCTCcagaaaaggaaaaaggaagCTTACTCGTAATGCTTCCTCTGACTCACAGGTTCCATCGACCCATGAGGAGGGTACTAGCTCTGCTGCTCCCCATCGTACCCATTCTGATTCACCTAGACGCGACATAATACTTGTGAATGGTGGTAGGCCATTGCCTCCACTCGGACCTGGTAAGGGTAAGGAGCGTAAAACTTTGGAGGAATTTAGTGCAGGAGCTGGGGTGGACGGTGGAGATAAAGAAGATGAGGAAGTTGAGGACCCTTCTCAAGATGTTCCCCAGGGTACATTTGTTCCTCCATTCAGTAAGGTTACGCACATGAGTACCCTTGAGGACGGTGAGGAACGTCTTGATTTTGTCCGAATATCATGGTGCCTCATCGAGTGCAGATGACTGAGAAGATGCGTAAGAATGAGTTCGTAGATTTTGCCAATGGAGCCGCGATTGATATCCTCAACGCGCTGGTATGTTGCTCCCTTATccttttttttgtgttaattataTAGTCATGCTTGTGTTATGTATGCTCCCTTATTattaacttgttataatttTGATATCTTGTACTCAGGGTACCTGACACGCCTCTCTCTTTCCGAGGATGAACAACACAAGCTCAAGAAGCAGAATGgcaagttaaaagaaaaagtgaagTTATTGGAAGATTCTGAAGGGCGTGCTCGTCAGCATACTGATCTTAAGGTTCTCACTGAAAAGCTTGATTTGAAGGATCGTGAGATAGAGAGTCTGTGGGAGCAGCTAGGAAAAGTCCGGAATGAGAAGAATGGATGGAAAGATAAATACAATGAAGCTAAACAGTAATCTGAGGGTTTTGCTGCAGATCTCGTGGATCTAGGGAATCAGATGACCAAGCTTCAAGACAGTAGGACTAGGCGTGTCAAAGAAGCTGAGGAGGCTGTTGCTGAAAAGAAGCTACTTGTAGAGAGTTTGCCtttgttgtttaaaaaattCTTGAAAAGTGATGAATTTAGTGAAGTGCTTACCAAACTACAGTCTCATGCCATGGCAGCGGGTGGTCATAAGGTTCTTTACAACCTTCCTCGTAAGTATCTGAAGGTTGATCCTACTAAACTGGATGGACATAAACCGGCTGCTATGGATACTCTCTATGCTGCTGCCTCTCAGATGGAGGATATGGTGTTCCCCTACGTTACCGCATTGGCTTTTAGCTCTGAGCTTACCACTGATGAGATCCTTTCCATTGATCCGGAGGTGATTCCGGAAGATGATTGATTGGTACCACTTATCTTTAGTGTTGATTGTCTCGGCCCTGCGTGGCTTTATTGATGCCTTTGTTGGCAATACAtgaacatttttattttctcttgTTCCGTATGTGTACTCGGAGTTATGGTTGTGATGTATTGAGAACAATTAGTTTACTTTCCTTTGTCATTTATGCGTATTACCTATTAATTACTTGGCATGCTTTCTTGTTATAAGGTACATCTATGCCCCCTTTTAATTTGATGGAGCATGCTATTTGCTTTTGATAGACTTTTCATCAATATGCAATGGAACATGCTACTTCGTTTTTCTTTGAGTTGTTAAAATATGATGGAGCAtgctatttaatttaatataggAGCATGTGATGGAGCATGCTTGTGCAATATCGATGAAGGAGCATGCAATTTCTTGTCACGAAGTACATCGATGTTCTATTCTTATTTGATGGAGCATGTTATTTGGTTTTGATAGAATTTCATCAACACATAATGGAGCACGTTACTTAGCTCAATAAAGGAGCATGTGATGGAACAtgcttatataattttgatgaaggaGCATGTGATGGAACAtgcttatataattttgatgaaggaGCATGTGATGGGACAtgcttatataattttgatgaaggaGCATGTGATGGGACAtgcttatataattttgatgaaggaGCATGTGATGGCACAtgcttatataattttgatgaaggaGCATGTGATGGGACAtgcttatataattttgatgaaggaGCATGTGATGGAACAtgcttatataattttgatgaaggaGCATGTGATGGGACAtgcttatataattttgatgaaggaGCATGCAATTTCTTGTCACGAAGTACATCGATGTTCTATTCTTATTTGATGGAGCATGTTATTTGGTTTTGATAGAATTTCATCAACACATAATGGAGCACATTACTTAGCTCAATAAAGGAGCATGCAATGGAACATGCTTATGTATTTTGATGAAGGAGCATGTGATGGGACAtgcttatataattttgatgaaggaGCATGTGATGGGACAtgcttatataattttgatgaaggaGCATGTGATGGGACAtgcttatataattttgatgaaggaGCATGTGATGGGACAtgcttatataattttgatgaaggaGCATGTGATGGGACAtgcttatataattttgatgaaggaGCATGTGATGGGACAtgcttatataattttgatgaaggaGCATGTGATGGAACAtgcttatataattttgatgaaggaGCCTACTATTGTTTCAGGTCGCCGTTCGGGAACGGGCTTACATAAGCTCCTAGTTTTTGCTCCCTATTGTGCATCAATGAGTGTGACCACCGTGAACTTATCATTGTAAGTTGTTTTGCACTCACTGTTAACTTTTAAGACAAGTATATGGAAATTAGCTGTTTAGCTGCAGCTTTTCATTAAAAGGTTGTGGCCGCAGCCATGCTCCCACCCGCTATGATAGTCGGGCTTAATTACAAAAAACGTATGGCCTGAGCCTACAAGGAGcgtttaatttgttatatttacacaaaatggACAAAATAAGAGAATTTTTCTAAATGGGTGCTCTTCTTTCACTGCTTCAAAATAGAAGGATTTCTTTCACCTTTCACAAGTAACATTTTTTCAGTTGTGCTCGATTCCAAGTTCTGGGGAGGCCTTCTCCCTCCATAGTGGCTAACTTGTATGCACCATTTCCACATGCTTCAATCACAATGTAAGGACCTTCCCATTGGGGTCCCAATTTCCCAAGATTTTCTACCTTGCTCGCTTCATTGTTGCGAAAGACAAATTCTCCAGGGAGGAAGCTCTCTCTACGAACTCTCTTATCATAGTATCTTTTCATTTGGCTTTTGTGTTGGGCTTCTCTAATCGTTGCTAAATCTCTTCGTTCTTCTAAAAGATCCAAATTTGTTAGGAGCTGATGCTCATTTTCTTCATCACTTAGAAATCTTCGTCTGGTGGGAACACTCACTTCTGGTGGGATCATTGCTTCGGTACCATACACCAAGCTATATGGTGTGACTCCATTGCTTGTCTTTGGTGTAGTTCTGTGTGCCCATAACACTTGATGAAGCTCTTCCACCCATCCGGAATGGCTCCTTCCCAATCTTGCTTTTATTCCTTGTACAATTGCTTTGTTAGTTACTTCTACTTGACCGTTGGCTTGTGGATGTGCCACGGAAGTGAAAGATTGTTCGATTTCTAGGTTTTCACAAAATGTTTTGAAGACTCCTTCACAAAATTGCTTCCCGTTGTCACTCACTATCGTTTTCGGTATTCCAAATCTCGTGACAACATGCTCCCACACAAATTTTTCCATGTGTTTCCCTGAAATTACAGCCAGTGGTTTAGCTTCTACCCATTTAGTAAAGTAATCTATGGCTACCACTAGAAACTTCAATCTTCCTGGAGCTGGTGGAAAAGGACCCACTATATCAATACCCCACTTAGAGAATGGCCACGCTGAGGACACGGGTATCATACTGTTCTTGGGAGCCTTTGAAACAGATGAATGTATTTGACATGAATCACAGTTCCGAATTTCTGCTTCCACATCTTGGTACATGGATGGCCAATAGTACCCCATTGTTCCTATTTTAGCTATCACCATTCTTGGTCCAGCATGCAGGCCACAAGATCCTCTATGCACTTCTTGTATTATTCCCTTAGCTTGGTTTGGACCTACGCACCTGATTAGAGTTCCCATATATGACCTCTTGTATAGTCCTTCTTCTCGAAGTTCATATTGGGGTGCTTTTACTCTTATCTTTCAGGCTTGATCTCTGTCTACTGGGAGCAAGCCATTAGTAAGATACTCTATCATTGGCGTCATCCATGTTGGTCCTTCTTCTTTTATAACATTCACTTCTGGTTATTCGATTGATCTTTTTTCCAATACTTCTACCAGGATTTCTTTTGTTAAGTGAGCGAAGGAGGTGGATGCTAACTTACTTAAAGCATCCgctattttgtttttgtttcggCTGATGTTCGATATTCGGAATGATCGAAACTTCTCTTTTATCTCCTTGACCTTTTCTAGATACTTTTTCATCAATGGCTCCTTTGCTTCATAGGTACCATTTATTTGGAAGGCTACAATTTGAGAGTCCACATGAGCATGTACATACTTCACGCCCATTGCTTTTGCTATTCGAAGACCTGCTAGTAATGCTTCATATTCTGCCGCATTGTTTGAGGCTTTGAAATTGAATCTTAAAGCATAAGTAAATTCTTTTCCTTCTGGGCTTGTCAAGATAAGTCCGGCTCCGGACCCGTCTGCACTTGAAGCTCCATCCGTGAAAAGCTTCCACACAGGGTCCTCGGAGCTCGATTCTGCATCTTCCGGGAGTGTTACTTCAGGTTCTTTTCGCTTTTTTTTAGCATCTCTGACTGGTGTTTCGGCTATGAAATCTGCTAATACTTGTCCTTTAATGGAACTGCTTGGCCGAAACTCAATTTCATGCTCCCCCAATTCTATTGCCCATTTTGCTAGCCTTCCCGAAGCTTCCGGCCTTGCTAACACTTGCTTGATGGGCTTATTTGTTAACACTTGGATGGTATGAGCTTGAAAATACCTTCTTAGCCTTCTTGCCGCATATATGAGAGCTAATGTTAGTTTCTTTATTTCTGAGTACCTAGTTTCGGGCCCTTGGAGCACCCTACTTACATAATATACTGGCATTTGGTTGTCTCTCACATTTGCCATCAAAACTGCACTTACAGCTTCTTCTGATGTTGCCAGATATATCTGGAGCACCTCTCCCTTCCCTGGAGCCACCATGGTTGGGAGGTGGTCCAAATATTCTTTTAGCTCCATAAAAGCCTTTTCTGCTTCTGGCGTCCAATGGAAACTTTGTTTGTCGGTGCATCCTTTTAGAGTTTTGAAGAAAGGAAGGGACCGATCTGCTGATTTTGATAAGAAGCGATGAAGTGCTGCTAGCTTCCCGTTCAGACTTTGCACTTCCTTCAATGTTCTTGGGGATTTCATACTTTTAATTTCCTTCACCTTCTCCAGGTCTGGGCGTATACCCTGCTTTGTTATTATATGGCCCAAGAACTGCCCTTCTTCCATGCCGAAATGACACTTCTTCGGGTTGAGCTTCATTCCTATGGACCTGAACGTTTCAAAAGTCTCTTGAATGTCCCACAACATATCTTCCTCCGTTCTACTTTTTATTACCATGTCATCCACATACGCTTCTAGGTTCCTCCCTATTTGGCCACTAAAAGCTTTGTCAATAAGTCTTTGATACGTTGCTCCAGCATTCTTGAGGCCGAATGGCATCTTCTTGAAGCAGTATATTCCTTCTCCGGTGTAGAACGCTGTTTTTTCCTCATCATCTTT
This genomic window contains:
- the LOC122602232 gene encoding uncharacterized protein LOC122602232 yields the protein MSFELPSSGSDMSLVVEMTEYPLEYRVLPEPILYLTGLSKLWSHHPAIPKIAVGGRAMGLRGYLRDGHKNGSFTPNPPDTAAVPLKDFTNEIAIAPEGADFVEGDSDPPSDNEVAASHPTSGVDNYVPFGTTVAPEKEKGSLLVMLPLTHRFHRPMRRVLALLLPIVPILIHLDAT